The Ornithinimicrobium faecis region GAACGGTGCGTCGTGCAGCAGGTGTGCCCGCAGCGCCACGGCACCCCCGATGTCGTGGGTCACGACGTGGGGCGCGTCGAGGTCCCAGTGCTCCATCAGGTCCGCGAACAGTTCACCCTGCACGTCCAGGGAGACCCGGTGGTCCGGGTGCTTGGAGGACTGCCCATAGCCCGGCATGTCCCACAGATAGACCGTGAACTCCGGGACGAGGGACGCGGCGACGGCCTGCCAGACCCGCGACGACCACGGCGTGCCGTGACAGAAGACGACGGGCAGTCCCGAGCCAGACCGCCCCCAGCGGACCACCTTGCCGTGCCAGTGGAACTCCTCGACGAGCATCAACCGATCGTAGGGGCAGGGTCCTGGGGAAGGCGACAAAAGAGGCCACCCCAGCCAGGTATCAGGGTGGCGCGTGTCCACCGAGCCAGGCACACGGCATACCGGATCCTGTGCCGGACAATCTGGTCGTGGCTGTCGGAGGGTGGTGGCAAGATCGGGGACTATGCCGGACGCCACCCCCAGTTCCTCCAGCCGCAGCTCCACCAGCCGCAGCTCCACCAACACCCGGGCCGCACGCGAGAGCGACGCCCACGACATCATCCGGGTGCAGGGCGCCCGGGAGAACAACCTGAAAGACATCAGCGTCGAGATCCCCAAACGCCGACTCACGGTGCTCACGGGGGTGTCCGGGTCGGGCAAGAGCTCACTGGTCTTCGGCACGATCGCCGCGGAGTCGCAGCGCCTGATCAACGAGACCTACAGCGCGTTCGTGCAGGGCTTCATGCCGGCCCTCGGTCGTCCCGACGTGGATGTGCTGGAGGGGCTGACCACCGCGATCATCGTCGACCAGGAGCGCATGGGCGCCAACATCCGCTCGACGGTCGGCACCGCCACCGACGTCAACGCGATGCTGCGGATCCTGTTCAGCCGGCTCGGGCAGCCCCACCTGGGCACGTCGAAAGCCTTCTCGTTCAACGTCGCATCGATGTCCGGTGCAGGCGCGGTGACCCTGGACAAGGGTGGCGAGAAGGTCAAAGAGCGGCGGGAGTTCAGCGTCACCGGCGGGATGTGCAACCGGTGCGAGGGGACCGGCGACGTCACTGACTTCGACTACTCGGTGATCTATGACGAGGACAAGTCGCTGCGCGAGGGTGCCTTGACGATCCCGGGCTACAGCATGGACGGGTGGTATGGCCGGGTCTTCATGGGCAGCGGATTCTTCGACCCAGACAAGCCGATCAGGAAATACACCAAGAAGGAACGGTCCGACCTGCTGTTCAAGGAGCCGACCAAGATCAAGGTGGACGGGATCAACATCACCTATGAGGGCGTGATCCCGCGCATCCAGAAGTCCATGCTCTCCAAGGACCGCGAGGCGATGCAGCCGCACATCCGCGCCTTCGTGGATCGAGCGGTCACCTTCACGACCTGCCCGGAGTGCGACGGCACCCGGCTCAACGAGGGCGCGCGCTCCTCCAAGATCAGGGGCAAGAGCATCGCCGACTGCTGCCAGATGCAGATCAGCGACCTGGCCGAGTGGATCCGCGAGCTGGACGAGCCGTCCGTCGCGCCCCTCCTGGAGGGTCTGCAGGAGACGCTGGACTCCTTCGTCGAGATCGGGCTGGGCTATCTCTCCCTCGATCGCCCCTCCGGCACCCTGTCTGGAGGCGAGGCCCAGCGCACCAAGATGATCCGCCACCTCGGCTCGGCCCTGACCGACATCACCTATGTCTTTGACGAGCCCTCGATCGGCCTGCACCCGCACGACATCCAACGGATGAACAACCTGCTGCTGCAGCTGCGCGACAAGGGCAACACCGTCCTGGTCGTCGAGCA contains the following coding sequences:
- a CDS encoding ATP-binding cassette domain-containing protein translates to MPDATPSSSSRSSTSRSSTNTRAARESDAHDIIRVQGARENNLKDISVEIPKRRLTVLTGVSGSGKSSLVFGTIAAESQRLINETYSAFVQGFMPALGRPDVDVLEGLTTAIIVDQERMGANIRSTVGTATDVNAMLRILFSRLGQPHLGTSKAFSFNVASMSGAGAVTLDKGGEKVKERREFSVTGGMCNRCEGTGDVTDFDYSVIYDEDKSLREGALTIPGYSMDGWYGRVFMGSGFFDPDKPIRKYTKKERSDLLFKEPTKIKVDGINITYEGVIPRIQKSMLSKDREAMQPHIRAFVDRAVTFTTCPECDGTRLNEGARSSKIRGKSIADCCQMQISDLAEWIRELDEPSVAPLLEGLQETLDSFVEIGLGYLSLDRPSGTLSGGEAQRTKMIRHLGSALTDITYVFDEPSIGLHPHDIQRMNNLLLQLRDKGNTVLVVEHKPETIAIGDHAIDLGPGAGTAGGEVVYEGSVEGLRASDTLTGRHLDDRAHLKDAVRSAKGALEIRGANTHNLQDVDVDVPTGVLAVITGVAGSGKSSLIHGSLARQDGVVVIDQTSIKGSRRSNPATYTGLLEPIRKAFAKANGVKPALFSPNSEGACPTCKGAGVVYMDLAMMAGVASTCDECEGRRFQASVLEYSLGGRDISEVLSMSVAEAEDFFAGGEARIPAAHKILARLEDVGLGYVTLGQPLTTLSGGERQRLKLASQMGDKGEVYILDEPTTGLHLADVENLLGLLDRLVDGGKSVIVIEHHQAVMAHADWIIDLGPGAGHDGGKVVFEGTPAELVKDASTLTGEHLKEYVG